Within the Burkholderia ubonensis genome, the region TAAGAATTGTGATTGTACCGGGTTCGTAATTCACGCCGGCGAATTGCAGCTGTTCCGGCTTGAACGTGTAGATCGGATAGTCGGTCAGCAACTGGGTGGCGATCATGCCGGCGGCCGCGCCGATCTGCTGCGCGTACATCTGCGCGTCGCCGTCGAGCGTCAGGTTGTCGACGGCCGGCGCCTTGATCACGACCGAGCGGCTCGGCGCGTCGTACGCAAGCTGGCCGGAAACGGTGAACTTGCCGTTGACCGGCGCGCGCAGGAACGGGCTCACGAAGTGCGCGTCGACCTGCACGGCGATGCGGTTCTGGTCCGGCAGCAGCCCGACGACCGGATTCGCGAGCGATACGTCGAGCACCGGCGCGACGGTCTTCTGGTACGGGAACTTGCGCGCGACCGCCTTCTGCGCGTCGCCGCGCGAGAACGTGTAGTGGTCGGGAATGAACGGGAACGTCGACGCGCACGCGGCGAGCGACGCCGACACGCCGACGGCGGCGGTGCATGCGATGAGGAAGCGGCGCCGACTGGACGCGCGGCTGGCGGTCATGCTGAATCTCCTATGCTTGCCGAAATGGGCGCCTGGTCGATCGGGGGCGGCGCCCGGC harbors:
- a CDS encoding DUF1439 domain-containing protein encodes the protein MTASRASSRRRFLIACTAAVGVSASLAACASTFPFIPDHYTFSRGDAQKAVARKFPYQKTVAPVLDVSLANPVVGLLPDQNRIAVQVDAHFVSPFLRAPVNGKFTVSGQLAYDAPSRSVVIKAPAVDNLTLDGDAQMYAQQIGAAAGMIATQLLTDYPIYTFKPEQLQFAGVNYEPGTITILTNGIRVAIVEK